The Tepidibacter aestuarii genome contains a region encoding:
- the spoVAC gene encoding stage V sporulation protein AC: MDYKKYVDNKSPKPTYLKNCIWAFIVGGLICDLGQFILNSYIKYGLDKKMASTATSITLIFLGAFFTGIGVYDLLGRRAGAGSIVPITGFSNSIVSPAMEYKREGYVLGVAGKMFTIAGPVLVYGIGSSVILGLIYHFLGIS; the protein is encoded by the coding sequence ATGGATTATAAAAAATATGTCGATAATAAAAGCCCGAAGCCTACATATCTTAAAAACTGCATATGGGCATTTATTGTAGGTGGATTAATATGTGATTTAGGACAGTTTATATTAAACAGTTATATAAAATACGGTCTTGATAAAAAAATGGCATCTACTGCAACTTCTATAACTCTTATATTTTTAGGAGCATTTTTTACAGGTATAGGAGTATATGATTTACTTGGAAGAAGGGCTGGTGCGGGTTCAATTGTTCCTATAACTGGTTTTTCTAACTCTATAGTATCTCCAGCTATGGAGTATAAGCGAGAAGGCTATGTATTGGGTGTTGCAGGAAAAATGTTTACAATAGCAGGGCCTGTTCTTGTATATGGAATAGGAAGTTCTGTAATACTTGGACTAATTTATCATTTCTTAGGAATTAGTTAG
- a CDS encoding molybdopterin-dependent oxidoreductase translates to MKKFSHGCTLDCFDCCKFDVYKNENNDIHIKADKNHPYTRGIICPKGKKHLDRLNHKDRIYTPLKKVDGKWIEITFDEAISIIADKLNFYKENYNSNSVAHYYESGTGGLLKSMQNIFFNFYGGITEFEGGTCWSAGIKAQKYDFGYVKGSSLEDIMNSQNIIVWGRNPYNTSIHLMDTILKAKKNGIKVTVIDPIYTETAKRGDEYIRVNPSTDGALCMAMTKIIIEEGLQDNEFINKYVKGYDEYKKYLDTLSLEYLSKECGVDIDTIKKISRVYAKKSSTIYIGYGVQKYRNGGNSIRSIDAIAAITGNIGKTGAGVNYANRVYPDILNRDPYNSCNYAKNKRYLNIHSFADDIKNSNQEPIKAIFITKANPLCRWPNLNKNIKAFREIEFKVCIDMFMTDTAKYCDLFIPCTNTLESEDMLYSSMCNPYIIYNEKIADPKHILMDEYYFFMELSKKMNMKDYPLVSKEEYLKQIVKPLSKWNIEIEDIKKGYVNMAFDKVAWRDKIFKTPSEKIEIYSDNAEEDGLSPIPVYIKSEKEDIRLITTHEKNSLFTQHYLDDNQISIVYMNIDLAKKYEISEDEIIVLKSRNGSIETKVKITDDVANDVVHMYTRWANKDGNPNFLTEDISSEMGGQVAYNETFVEIVKRC, encoded by the coding sequence ATGAAAAAATTTAGTCATGGGTGCACACTTGATTGTTTTGATTGTTGTAAGTTTGATGTATATAAAAATGAAAATAATGATATTCATATAAAGGCAGATAAAAACCATCCTTATACAAGGGGGATAATATGCCCAAAGGGAAAGAAGCATTTAGATAGATTAAATCACAAGGATAGAATATACACCCCTCTTAAAAAGGTGGATGGGAAATGGATAGAGATAACATTTGATGAAGCTATATCAATAATAGCTGATAAACTAAACTTTTACAAAGAAAATTATAATTCAAATTCAGTTGCACATTACTATGAATCGGGAACTGGTGGATTACTAAAATCTATGCAAAATATATTTTTTAACTTTTATGGAGGTATTACAGAGTTTGAAGGAGGAACATGTTGGTCCGCTGGAATTAAAGCTCAAAAATACGACTTTGGATATGTAAAAGGAAGCTCGCTTGAAGATATAATGAATTCACAAAATATAATAGTTTGGGGAAGAAATCCTTATAATACATCTATACATCTTATGGACACCATATTAAAAGCCAAGAAAAATGGAATTAAAGTAACCGTTATAGACCCTATATACACAGAAACTGCAAAGAGGGGTGATGAATACATAAGAGTTAACCCATCAACAGATGGAGCTCTTTGTATGGCTATGACTAAGATTATAATAGAAGAAGGTTTACAAGACAACGAATTTATTAATAAATATGTAAAAGGATATGATGAATATAAAAAATATTTAGATACACTAAGTCTTGAATATCTATCAAAGGAATGCGGTGTAGATATAGATACTATAAAGAAAATATCTCGTGTATATGCAAAAAAAAGCAGCACGATATATATAGGATACGGAGTTCAAAAGTATAGAAATGGAGGAAATAGTATAAGAAGTATAGATGCCATAGCTGCTATAACAGGAAATATAGGAAAAACTGGAGCTGGAGTTAATTATGCAAATAGGGTATATCCTGATATACTAAATAGAGACCCTTATAATAGTTGTAATTATGCGAAGAATAAAAGATACTTAAACATTCATAGTTTTGCGGATGATATAAAAAATTCGAACCAAGAACCTATAAAAGCTATATTTATAACAAAAGCAAATCCTTTATGTAGATGGCCTAACTTAAATAAAAATATAAAGGCATTTAGAGAAATAGAATTTAAAGTATGTATAGACATGTTTATGACGGATACTGCTAAATATTGTGATTTATTTATACCGTGCACTAACACTTTAGAAAGTGAAGATATGCTGTATTCATCTATGTGTAATCCATATATTATATACAATGAAAAAATAGCTGACCCAAAGCATATACTTATGGATGAATATTATTTCTTTATGGAACTTAGTAAGAAAATGAATATGAAAGATTATCCTCTAGTATCAAAAGAAGAGTATTTGAAACAGATAGTAAAACCTTTATCTAAATGGAACATAGAAATAGAGGATATAAAAAAAGGTTATGTAAATATGGCATTTGATAAAGTAGCTTGGAGAGATAAAATTTTTAAAACTCCTTCTGAAAAAATAGAAATATACTCGGATAATGCAGAAGAAGATGGGCTAAGTCCTATACCTGTATATATAAAAAGTGAAAAAGAGGATATAAGGTTAATAACTACACATGAGAAAAATTCATTATTCACACAGCACTACTTAGACGATAATCAAATTTCAATTGTCTATATGAATATTGATCTTGCTAAAAAATATGAAATATCGGAAGATGAAATAATAGTTTTAAAGTCTAGAAATGGAAGTATAGAAACTAAAGTAAAGATTACTGACGATGTAGCTAATGATGTTGTTCATATGTACACAAGATGGGCTAATAAAGACGGAAATCCAAACTTTTTAACTGAAGATATATCGTCTGAAATGGGAGGTCAAGTCGCATATAATGAAACATTCGTAGAAATTGTAAAAAGGTGCTAA
- the spoIIAA gene encoding anti-sigma F factor antagonist, with protein MDINYKIDNRNLIVELYGELDHHIASEVREEIDMAIDKNSIKNVIFDLKNMNFMDSSGVGVIIGRYKKLSETGGKVVVLNLNKHVKRIFDLSGIDKIIGIYNDYEEAISSL; from the coding sequence TTGGATATAAACTATAAAATAGATAACAGAAATTTAATCGTTGAACTATATGGAGAACTAGACCACCATATAGCTTCAGAGGTAAGGGAAGAGATTGATATGGCTATAGATAAAAATTCCATAAAAAATGTTATATTTGATTTGAAGAACATGAATTTTATGGATTCCTCAGGAGTAGGAGTTATCATAGGTAGATATAAAAAGCTTTCAGAAACTGGAGGAAAGGTAGTTGTTTTAAACTTAAATAAGCATGTTAAAAGAATATTTGACTTATCAGGCATAGACAAGATAATAGGAATTTATAACGATTACGAAGAAGCAATAAGTTCTTTATAA
- a CDS encoding transglycosylase domain-containing protein: MRSDKNNDKSKSTDNKEKKKKVSIFRIVLITFIILSIVGTACVMGLVVGVIKNAPPIDPHNIEMYESSFIYDSNGQLIEKVHGSNFRSLVTLDKIPKDLQNAVISIEDERFYEHNGVDIKRLFGALWYDLKTMSKAQGASTLTQQLAKNMYTSNEKTITRKIKDTYYALQLEKTISKEEILETYLNTFYLGRGAIGVQAAAQTYFSKDVGELTLAESSMIAGITKNPSRYSPYTTQRLDGSENLDELKNLLVFYPKTANTDPASDSEKGMFEKLHNKGLIDNYQYDQLKKEQIVVRKAVVNPKAKERQETVLYKMLELGHISESEYEEAKNQEIVIMVGSQTQANVSSYFVDLVKDDVIDALIKEGKTEDEARDMLYNGGLRVYSTMDVTIQKILESEYQKNSNFPGTFTDKNGNIQPQSAMVIMDYRTGQVKALVGGRMIGGKKLYNRAVNPRQPGSSIKPLAVYLPALDSGMTAGTIIDDSPTGYKYSSNEKWKPKNYANRYRGPITLRQSVQHSSNVGAVKTAEMLSSSPYSSVEVMVDFLENMGISTIVKTPGTNDQNFSALTLGGMTKGITPLEMTAAYGSIANGGTYIKPMLFSKIEDSSGNVILNNKTVKHSITTPQNAYIMTDILQTVVTSGTGGRARISNMPVAGKTGTTSDNNDAWFAGYTPYYVGATWIGNDWNQKLKSGSSMSSSLWSKVMTKVHKDLPRKSFKRPSGIIEQTICLESGQLATHFCEKTRTEKFVAGTEPKDYCEIHTQDENIEIEESPDASDIINDWLFDSDKKDDKKDEENKQSNKNDKKKEEKETENNENTKSEDDTKIIESN, translated from the coding sequence ATGCGTAGCGATAAAAACAATGATAAAAGTAAGTCTACTGACAATAAAGAAAAAAAGAAAAAAGTAAGCATTTTCAGAATAGTACTTATTACTTTTATTATATTATCTATAGTTGGTACGGCATGTGTGATGGGCCTTGTCGTCGGAGTTATTAAAAATGCACCACCTATAGACCCCCATAATATTGAAATGTATGAAAGTTCTTTCATATATGATTCTAATGGACAATTAATAGAAAAGGTCCATGGATCAAATTTTAGAAGTCTAGTAACCTTAGATAAAATACCAAAGGATTTACAAAATGCAGTTATATCTATAGAGGATGAAAGATTTTATGAGCATAATGGTGTAGATATAAAAAGATTATTCGGTGCACTTTGGTATGACTTAAAAACTATGAGTAAAGCTCAAGGAGCAAGTACATTAACTCAACAGCTTGCTAAGAATATGTATACATCTAATGAAAAAACAATTACAAGAAAAATTAAAGATACTTATTATGCTCTTCAGTTAGAAAAAACTATTTCTAAAGAAGAAATACTTGAAACTTACTTAAATACTTTCTATCTAGGTAGAGGTGCTATTGGAGTACAAGCCGCAGCTCAAACTTATTTTTCTAAAGATGTAGGCGAATTAACTTTAGCAGAATCTTCAATGATAGCAGGTATAACTAAAAATCCATCTAGATATTCTCCGTATACTACTCAAAGACTTGATGGAAGTGAGAATTTAGATGAGCTTAAAAACTTACTAGTTTTTTATCCTAAAACAGCAAATACAGATCCTGCTTCTGATTCAGAAAAAGGAATGTTTGAAAAACTACATAACAAAGGACTAATAGATAATTATCAATATGATCAACTAAAAAAAGAGCAAATTGTAGTTAGAAAAGCAGTTGTTAATCCTAAAGCTAAAGAGAGACAAGAAACTGTACTTTATAAAATGCTAGAACTTGGACATATCTCTGAATCAGAGTATGAAGAAGCTAAAAATCAAGAGATAGTTATAATGGTTGGAAGTCAAACTCAAGCCAATGTTTCTTCTTATTTTGTAGATTTAGTTAAAGACGATGTAATAGATGCTCTAATTAAAGAAGGTAAAACTGAAGATGAAGCTAGAGATATGCTTTATAACGGAGGACTTAGAGTATATTCTACTATGGACGTTACTATCCAAAAGATATTAGAGTCAGAATATCAAAAGAACTCTAACTTCCCAGGAACTTTCACTGATAAAAATGGTAATATACAACCTCAATCAGCTATGGTTATAATGGATTACCGTACAGGTCAAGTTAAAGCCTTAGTTGGAGGAAGAATGATAGGTGGTAAAAAGCTTTATAATAGAGCCGTTAATCCTAGACAGCCTGGTTCTTCTATAAAACCACTTGCTGTATACTTACCTGCACTTGATAGCGGTATGACAGCTGGTACTATAATAGATGATTCACCAACAGGATATAAATATTCATCTAATGAGAAATGGAAGCCTAAAAACTATGCTAATAGATATAGAGGTCCTATAACCTTAAGACAATCAGTTCAACATTCTTCAAATGTAGGAGCTGTAAAGACAGCAGAAATGCTTTCTTCAAGCCCTTATTCTTCTGTTGAGGTTATGGTTGATTTCTTAGAAAATATGGGTATCTCAACTATAGTAAAAACACCAGGTACTAACGATCAAAACTTCTCTGCCTTAACTCTAGGAGGTATGACTAAGGGAATAACTCCACTTGAGATGACTGCAGCATATGGATCTATAGCAAATGGCGGAACTTATATCAAGCCTATGCTGTTTAGTAAGATAGAAGATTCAAGTGGAAATGTAATATTAAATAATAAAACTGTTAAACACTCAATTACAACGCCTCAAAATGCTTATATAATGACTGATATATTACAGACTGTTGTAACTTCTGGTACCGGCGGCCGTGCTAGAATATCTAATATGCCTGTAGCAGGAAAAACAGGTACTACTAGTGATAATAACGATGCTTGGTTTGCAGGGTATACTCCTTATTATGTTGGAGCAACTTGGATAGGAAATGACTGGAATCAAAAGCTTAAATCAGGAAGTTCTATGTCATCATCTCTTTGGTCAAAAGTTATGACTAAAGTTCATAAAGATCTTCCAAGAAAGTCATTTAAAAGACCAAGCGGAATAATAGAGCAAACTATATGTTTAGAAAGTGGTCAACTTGCAACTCATTTTTGTGAAAAAACTAGAACAGAAAAATTCGTAGCAGGTACAGAACCTAAAGATTACTGTGAAATTCATACTCAAGATGAAAATATAGAGATAGAAGAAAGCCCTGATGCATCTGACATAATAAATGATTGGTTGTTTGATTCTGATAAAAAAGATGACAAAAAAGATGAAGAAAATAAACAATCAAATAAAAATGACAAAAAAAAAGAGGAAAAAGAAACAGAAAATAATGAAAATACAAAAAGTGAAGATGATACAAAAATAATAGAGAGCAATTAA
- a CDS encoding LL-diaminopimelate aminotransferase, with product MDFVDNKISERLGGVDFFNNSKDYKFESIKKEKEIIKKKYPNIDIIDMGVGEPDLAADISICKVLCEECSKLENRLYSDNGIPEFQEAACSFLKKVYKLDNLDPYTNIMHGIGSKPILAMLPICFINPGDIVLTTVPGYPVLSTYCKFLGGTVYNLPLYKENDFYPDFNSIPDDILKKSKLLYINYPNNPTGQVATKEFYKKVVDFAYKNDILVVCDSAYSALTFDSEPLSFLSIDGAIDVGIEIHSLSKSFNMTGWRLAFIVSNPKVIKVYGNVKGHTDSGQFRAIQKAGAYALNHPEIITRNCVKYSRRFDMLVDALRDIGFDAKKPVGTFYCYVPIPKSTKSGYIFKDAQDASLYILKNALISTVPWDDAGSFLRFSVTFEASDYSQEKCVIADLKERLKKLELVF from the coding sequence ATGGATTTTGTCGATAACAAAATATCCGAGCGTTTAGGAGGAGTCGATTTTTTTAATAACTCCAAAGATTACAAGTTTGAATCTATAAAAAAAGAAAAAGAAATAATCAAAAAGAAATATCCAAATATAGATATTATAGATATGGGTGTTGGAGAGCCAGATCTTGCTGCTGACATTAGCATATGTAAAGTGCTCTGTGAAGAATGTTCTAAGCTTGAAAACAGACTGTACTCTGATAATGGAATACCAGAATTTCAAGAGGCTGCATGTTCTTTCTTAAAAAAAGTATACAAACTAGATAACCTAGACCCATATACAAATATTATGCACGGAATAGGATCAAAACCAATACTTGCTATGCTTCCTATATGCTTTATAAACCCTGGTGATATAGTGTTAACTACTGTTCCTGGTTACCCTGTATTATCTACTTATTGCAAATTTTTAGGAGGAACTGTATATAATTTACCTTTATATAAAGAAAATGACTTTTATCCAGATTTTAATTCTATACCCGATGATATACTAAAAAAATCAAAGTTATTGTATATTAATTACCCAAACAACCCTACTGGCCAAGTCGCTACTAAAGAGTTTTATAAAAAGGTTGTTGATTTTGCTTATAAAAACGATATATTAGTAGTCTGTGACTCAGCTTATAGTGCTCTTACATTCGATAGTGAACCTTTGAGTTTTTTATCTATAGATGGAGCAATTGATGTTGGTATTGAAATACATTCTTTGTCAAAGTCGTTTAATATGACAGGCTGGAGATTAGCATTTATAGTATCGAATCCAAAAGTTATAAAGGTTTACGGAAATGTAAAAGGTCACACAGACTCAGGTCAGTTTAGAGCGATTCAAAAGGCTGGGGCTTATGCTCTTAATCACCCAGAGATAATAACTAGGAATTGTGTTAAATACTCAAGAAGATTTGATATGCTAGTCGATGCACTTCGCGATATAGGATTTGATGCTAAAAAGCCTGTAGGAACCTTTTACTGCTATGTCCCTATTCCTAAATCCACTAAGTCAGGTTATATATTTAAAGATGCTCAGGATGCGTCGTTATATATTTTAAAAAATGCATTAATATCTACAGTACCTTGGGATGATGCTGGAAGCTTTTTAAGATTTTCAGTAACCTTTGAAGCATCAGATTATTCACAAGAAAAATGTGTTATAGCTGATTTAAAAGAAAGACTTAAAAAACTCGAGTTAGTATTCTGA
- the spoIIAB gene encoding anti-sigma F factor has protein sequence MKNYMEISFLAKSENESFARVVVASFASQLDPTIDEIADIKTAVSEAVTNAIIHGYDEDETKLVNVRSEIDGDTIKVVIEDKGNGIKDVDMAKQPLYTSKPELERSGMGFTVMETFMDSIEISSILGEGTKLVMKKTIKSNKNKD, from the coding sequence ATGAAGAATTATATGGAAATTAGTTTTTTAGCCAAATCTGAGAATGAATCTTTTGCTAGGGTGGTAGTTGCTTCTTTTGCATCTCAATTAGACCCAACAATAGATGAAATAGCAGACATAAAAACTGCTGTATCTGAGGCTGTTACGAATGCTATAATTCATGGATACGATGAAGATGAAACAAAGTTAGTTAATGTAAGAAGTGAGATAGATGGAGATACTATAAAGGTAGTGATAGAAGATAAGGGGAATGGAATAAAGGATGTAGATATGGCAAAACAACCTCTTTATACTTCAAAGCCTGAACTTGAAAGGTCAGGAATGGGCTTTACAGTAATGGAAACTTTTATGGACAGTATTGAAATATCTTCTATTTTGGGGGAAGGAACTAAATTAGTTATGAAAAAAACTATAAAATCCAATAAAAATAAAGATTAG
- the spoVAD gene encoding stage V sporulation protein AD, which produces MAKKRLGNQTIQLENSPVIISTGSIVGPKEGEGPLKDYFDIILKDDLFGEDSWEFGESKMIREVIRMAVDKGDYVLNQVDYIVAGDLLNQLMSTSFAARDLKRPFFGVYGACSTMSESMSLASMIVDGGFSDLVVAATSSHFSTAERQFRYPLELGNQRPMTAQWTVTGAGASVISSRGEGPKIKRITTGKVIDKGITDVNNMGPAMAPAAVDTIKAYFDDTKDDIDSFDIIATGDLGIVGGQILLDFINKEGYDISNVYMDCGIEIFDHKKQDTHSGGSGCGCSASVFNGYIYKKLKNKEINKVMLVSTGALLSPTSTLQKQSIPSIAHAVIIEN; this is translated from the coding sequence ATGGCAAAGAAAAGATTAGGAAATCAAACAATACAGTTAGAAAATAGTCCCGTTATAATATCAACTGGATCAATAGTAGGACCAAAAGAAGGGGAAGGGCCATTAAAGGATTATTTTGATATAATCTTAAAGGATGATTTGTTTGGAGAAGATAGCTGGGAATTTGGTGAGAGTAAGATGATAAGAGAAGTCATAAGAATGGCTGTAGATAAGGGTGATTATGTACTAAATCAGGTTGATTATATAGTAGCAGGGGATTTACTTAATCAACTTATGTCTACATCGTTTGCTGCAAGAGATTTAAAAAGACCATTCTTTGGAGTTTATGGAGCTTGTTCTACAATGTCAGAATCTATGAGTCTTGCATCTATGATTGTAGATGGAGGATTTTCTGATTTAGTAGTAGCTGCAACTTCAAGTCATTTTTCAACAGCAGAGAGACAGTTTAGATATCCTCTAGAGCTTGGAAATCAACGACCTATGACTGCTCAATGGACAGTTACAGGAGCAGGAGCAAGTGTTATATCATCAAGAGGAGAAGGACCTAAGATAAAAAGAATAACTACTGGTAAGGTTATAGATAAAGGTATAACTGATGTAAATAATATGGGACCAGCCATGGCGCCTGCAGCAGTTGATACAATAAAAGCATACTTTGACGATACAAAAGATGATATAGATAGCTTTGACATAATAGCAACAGGAGATTTGGGAATAGTAGGAGGGCAGATTCTTCTAGATTTTATAAATAAAGAAGGTTATGACATATCTAATGTATATATGGACTGTGGTATAGAAATATTTGACCATAAAAAACAAGATACTCACTCTGGAGGAAGTGGATGTGGATGTTCTGCGAGTGTGTTCAATGGATACATATACAAGAAACTTAAAAACAAAGAAATAAATAAAGTAATGTTAGTATCAACTGGAGCCTTGCTGTCTCCTACAAGCACACTTCAAAAGCAAAGTATACCATCTATAGCTCATGCTGTGATTATAGAGAATTAG
- a CDS encoding stage V sporulation protein AA, with amino-acid sequence MEIYLKPKKHLKFKKDIKDLYLKDLFHIYPSQNEDLVKDIIVAHVNGVSKDYEVIELGDVISRINSQNSYVKVNFLELNDLLIHFDNPKKDNMLFIRVLFVCIVLFLGSGMAIINFHSDVNMNTSQKTILRILTGSETENLLLFQIAYSLGIGAGVAVFYNKVIPNFSKSEPSPLELEVSTFKNEVQTYIIENNEK; translated from the coding sequence GTGGAAATATATTTAAAACCTAAGAAGCATTTAAAGTTTAAAAAAGATATAAAGGATTTGTATCTGAAGGATTTGTTTCATATATATCCTTCTCAAAATGAAGATTTGGTAAAAGATATAATAGTTGCTCATGTAAATGGAGTTAGTAAGGATTACGAGGTTATAGAACTTGGGGATGTTATCAGTAGAATAAACAGTCAAAATAGTTATGTTAAGGTTAACTTTTTAGAATTGAATGATTTATTAATACATTTTGATAATCCCAAAAAGGATAATATGTTGTTTATAAGGGTTTTATTTGTATGTATAGTACTGTTTTTAGGTTCTGGGATGGCTATAATTAATTTTCATTCTGATGTAAATATGAATACATCTCAAAAAACAATACTCAGAATATTAACAGGAAGTGAGACTGAGAACTTATTACTGTTTCAAATAGCATATTCGCTAGGAATAGGAGCGGGAGTTGCTGTGTTTTACAATAAAGTAATACCGAATTTTTCAAAATCAGAGCCAAGTCCACTAGAACTAGAAGTATCTACTTTTAAAAATGAGGTACAAACTTATATTATTGAAAATAATGAGAAATAA
- a CDS encoding stage V sporulation protein AB produces MKLAFITILGFSEGVVVGSGIVALLTLLDIIPRLCQITNTYNYLGRYEYMLISGAFIGSLFSLIDISFNSGTMCVILFGCFYGIFIGMLASALAEAVDVIPVMQRRLNIQGMVKYIIIVLLIGKTVGSIVNWTILK; encoded by the coding sequence TTGAAACTAGCATTTATAACTATATTAGGATTTTCAGAAGGTGTAGTTGTTGGATCAGGTATAGTAGCACTTCTTACATTACTAGATATAATTCCAAGGCTTTGTCAGATAACAAATACTTATAACTACTTAGGAAGATATGAATATATGTTAATATCAGGAGCGTTCATTGGAAGTCTATTTTCACTTATAGATATATCATTTAATTCTGGGACTATGTGTGTAATATTATTTGGTTGTTTCTACGGTATTTTTATAGGTATGCTAGCATCTGCTCTTGCAGAGGCAGTAGATGTTATACCAGTTATGCAGAGAAGGCTCAATATACAAGGGATGGTCAAGTATATAATAATAGTTTTATTAATAGGGAAAACGGTAGGTTCTATAGTTAATTGGACAATATTAAAATAG
- the spoVAE gene encoding stage V sporulation protein AE translates to MEYLRAFIVGGAICVIGQILMDFFKVPSPYVLVSFVTVGVILTGLGIYEPIVEFGGAGATVPLTGFGYGLGKGVIEEVGKKGLLGAFTGGTAANAGGIAAAVLFGYLMSLIFTPKTKP, encoded by the coding sequence GTGGAATATTTAAGAGCTTTCATAGTTGGAGGAGCCATATGTGTTATAGGTCAAATACTTATGGATTTTTTTAAGGTACCATCACCCTATGTACTTGTGAGTTTTGTGACTGTAGGTGTTATATTGACGGGACTTGGAATATATGAACCAATTGTAGAATTTGGAGGAGCTGGTGCAACTGTGCCTCTTACAGGGTTCGGATATGGACTTGGAAAAGGTGTTATAGAAGAAGTTGGTAAAAAAGGGTTACTAGGTGCATTTACAGGAGGAACAGCTGCGAATGCAGGTGGAATTGCAGCAGCTGTTTTGTTTGGATACTTAATGTCTTTAATATTTACCCCAAAAACAAAACCGTAA
- the sigF gene encoding RNA polymerase sporulation sigma factor SigF — protein sequence MVMPAVSEEKRHLLSHEETLALIEKAQDGDERSKDILIESNLGLVRSVVNKFMNIGYERDDLFQLGSIGLIKAIYKFDPTFNVRFSTYAVPMILGEIKRYLRDDGMIKVSRSLKQLATKSKIETERLSKKFGREPTIEEVAKSLEVSKEDIVMALESNSSVEYLHGVIHEDEGSPICLIDKISQTKTMDDEKIVDNLLLKQVLGKLEKRERQIIVLRYFEDRTQSEIGSELGISQVQVSRIEKKVLSKLKNMIS from the coding sequence ATGGTGATGCCTGCTGTAAGTGAGGAAAAAAGACATTTACTTAGCCATGAGGAAACTCTAGCTCTCATAGAAAAAGCTCAGGATGGAGATGAAAGGTCAAAGGATATTTTAATAGAAAGTAATTTAGGGCTAGTCAGAAGTGTTGTAAATAAATTTATGAATATAGGTTATGAAAGAGATGATTTATTTCAATTAGGATCAATAGGACTTATAAAAGCTATATATAAGTTTGATCCTACGTTTAATGTGAGATTTTCTACATATGCAGTACCTATGATTTTAGGAGAGATAAAAAGATATTTAAGAGATGATGGGATGATTAAAGTATCAAGGTCTCTAAAACAGCTTGCTACAAAGAGTAAGATTGAAACTGAAAGACTATCTAAAAAATTTGGACGAGAGCCTACAATAGAAGAGGTTGCAAAATCTCTTGAGGTATCTAAAGAAGATATAGTTATGGCTCTTGAATCAAACTCATCAGTTGAGTACTTACATGGGGTTATACACGAGGATGAAGGATCCCCTATATGCCTTATAGATAAAATAAGTCAAACTAAAACTATGGATGATGAAAAAATAGTTGATAATTTACTTTTAAAGCAAGTGTTAGGTAAATTAGAAAAAAGAGAAAGACAAATTATAGTTTTAAGATATTTTGAGGATAGAACACAAAGTGAGATAGGAAGTGAGCTTGGAATATCTCAGGTTCAGGTATCTAGGATTGAAAAGAAGGTTTTAAGCAAACTTAAAAATATGATAAGTTGA